A stretch of the Candidatus Methylopumilus planktonicus genome encodes the following:
- the tig gene encoding trigger factor yields MATAVETLSNLERRITVKVPVEPLQQEMSSRFQRLTRTAKVPGFRPGKAPLKMIEQQYGPQVKEEVFAEAIETSFGQAIEENKLRVVGMPNIQHKPLNQVKEDFEYTATFEVFPEVTLGDFKAISIDKPEAQITDKDVNKTIDVLLKQRSQFIESKEASAKGDRLTLTLTSFINDKQVETTGDKPIQIILGDDSRFAIFDDHLVGEKAGESKTFEVNYPETHNPKELAGKTVQYNVNFIVVAKPKLPEVNSQFAQSLGVLDGNVDQMRDEIKQSLEQELDKRVKIKLKEQVFTQLLEVCNADLPKALINLEINRMAQSTYANLKQRGADLKQFKLDPSMFEEQAKKTCKLRLVLAEIVVKNNLRASADQIKAMVNEFALNFDDTEEAVQWFYAEPSRLEEPTALATEVNVVEWFITQCKVQNKKTTFDELMTGPAPA; encoded by the coding sequence ATGGCTACAGCAGTTGAAACATTAAGTAATTTAGAAAGACGTATAACCGTTAAGGTGCCTGTCGAACCTCTTCAACAAGAAATGTCGAGTCGTTTTCAACGCTTAACTCGAACAGCAAAAGTGCCTGGTTTTAGGCCCGGTAAAGCACCTTTAAAGATGATTGAGCAGCAATATGGCCCGCAAGTCAAAGAAGAAGTCTTTGCTGAAGCTATTGAGACTTCATTCGGCCAAGCCATTGAAGAAAATAAACTACGCGTTGTTGGCATGCCTAATATTCAACATAAACCTCTTAATCAAGTCAAAGAAGATTTTGAATATACAGCGACATTCGAGGTATTCCCTGAAGTTACTTTAGGTGACTTTAAAGCTATCTCAATTGATAAGCCTGAAGCTCAAATTACCGATAAAGATGTTAACAAAACTATCGATGTCCTTCTTAAACAAAGATCCCAATTTATAGAGTCTAAAGAAGCTTCCGCTAAAGGCGATCGACTTACTTTAACTTTAACCTCCTTTATAAATGACAAACAAGTTGAAACGACAGGCGATAAACCGATTCAGATTATCTTAGGTGATGACTCTCGCTTTGCGATTTTTGATGACCATCTTGTAGGTGAAAAAGCAGGTGAGTCCAAAACATTTGAAGTGAATTACCCAGAAACGCATAACCCTAAAGAATTAGCAGGAAAAACAGTTCAATATAATGTGAATTTTATTGTAGTTGCAAAACCTAAGCTTCCTGAAGTTAATTCTCAGTTTGCTCAATCTCTTGGTGTTCTTGATGGCAATGTAGATCAAATGCGTGATGAAATTAAACAAAGCCTAGAGCAAGAACTTGATAAAAGAGTAAAAATTAAATTAAAAGAACAGGTTTTCACTCAGTTATTAGAGGTCTGTAATGCAGACTTACCTAAAGCACTGATTAATCTTGAAATCAATCGCATGGCTCAATCCACTTACGCTAATTTAAAACAGCGTGGTGCTGATTTAAAACAATTTAAGCTAGATCCTTCAATGTTTGAAGAGCAAGCAAAAAAAACATGCAAGCTCAGGCTAGTTCTCGCTGAAATTGTTGTTAAAAATAATTTGCGCGCATCTGCAGATCAAATTAAAGCTATGGTCAATGAGTTTGCACTTAATTTTGATGATACAGAAGAAGCTGTTCAATGGTTTTATGCTGAACCTTCAAGACTTGAAGAGCCAACAGCACTTGCAACTGAAGTCAATGTTGTTGAATGGTTTATCACGCAATGTAAAGTGCAGAACAAAAAAACAACATTCGATGAGCTTATGACGGGGCCAGCTCCAGCTTAA